The following coding sequences lie in one uncultured Mailhella sp. genomic window:
- a CDS encoding LysR family transcriptional regulator, producing MKVLRKFNGDLMQWLRGFYYVALTGSLSAASKHMGINRAAVRHHLVKLEEELGCSLFDRSVDPMKLTEEGKKLLYGTETLFNVANDIFENLLNNNNYIHGTINIFTQQYISLFVIKDIIREFLEKYPDVSFNIQTGTQGRALRHLESRRSDLAICSEPSNTDSYNFEELFQERHVLCCLKKKFSLSSPPPATGTK from the coding sequence ATGAAAGTTCTGCGGAAATTCAACGGTGATCTCATGCAATGGCTGCGCGGATTTTATTATGTAGCTTTGACCGGTAGTCTTTCCGCCGCTTCAAAACACATGGGAATCAATAGAGCTGCCGTTCGACATCATCTTGTAAAACTTGAAGAGGAACTAGGCTGTTCACTTTTTGATAGATCTGTTGACCCCATGAAATTAACTGAGGAAGGAAAAAAATTATTATATGGAACTGAGACCTTATTTAATGTCGCTAATGATATTTTTGAAAATTTATTAAATAATAATAACTATATACATGGAACTATCAACATATTTACACAGCAATATATAAGCTTATTTGTAATTAAAGATATTATTCGTGAATTTCTTGAAAAATATCCAGACGTATCTTTCAACATACAAACAGGAACCCAAGGTAGAGCCCTGCGTCATCTCGAATCCCGTAGGAGCGATCTAGCAATATGTTCCGAACCTTCCAATACAGACTCTTATAATTTCGAAGAACTTTTTCAAGAACGTCATGTTCTTTGTTGTCTAAAGAAAAAATTTTCATTGAGTTCCCCCCCCCCTGCAACAGGAACTAAATGA
- a CDS encoding aryl-sulfate sulfotransferase, with translation MPQTVNLTGTLIYKPEKCWNGYVLVPSSSVSTAKGARLIDMNGNVVHYWDGLLGSFDNKLLPGGDIIGATAEIPGVPLEMRDLVQRDWNNNLVWKAPDLDQQIINGEKVPAARTHHDFQREGNPVGYYAPNQYPKKHGRTLINSNRNVHKPEISPITLSDTRLVIVDENGKEEWSWQLMDHFDQLGLSETAKNAFFRFPGVKPGMSYAKETYLNNCAWLGPNRHYDMGDERFHPNNIITDIRSLNISFIIDHRSGDIVWRLGPDYSSTKELRELGAIIGQHEVHMIPKGLPGEGNILIFDNGGHAGYGIPTQASPTGQYNQGRCFSRVLEIDPITLKIVWSYGDYRGQLASELSLFFSAICSGMQRLPNGNTQIVEATSGRIFEVTPEGEIVWEYVDPAGFVFRAHRYPYDWVDLPHPEEKEVIPPSNVQLRLEGCTPAGINEDIYTRVSLWR, from the coding sequence ATGCCGCAGACTGTTAATTTGACCGGTACGTTGATCTATAAGCCTGAAAAATGTTGGAATGGATATGTTCTTGTGCCATCAAGTTCTGTCAGCACTGCAAAAGGTGCTAGACTTATAGATATGAATGGTAATGTAGTTCATTACTGGGATGGACTACTCGGATCTTTTGATAACAAGCTACTTCCTGGTGGAGATATTATCGGGGCCACTGCTGAAATTCCCGGAGTCCCTCTGGAAATGCGCGACCTTGTACAAAGAGACTGGAATAATAACCTTGTGTGGAAGGCTCCAGACCTCGATCAACAAATCATCAATGGGGAAAAGGTTCCTGCTGCTCGCACTCATCATGACTTCCAGAGAGAAGGAAATCCCGTCGGCTATTACGCCCCTAATCAGTACCCTAAGAAACATGGACGTACGCTTATCAACTCCAACAGGAATGTACACAAACCTGAAATATCTCCCATCACGCTTTCTGATACCAGACTCGTGATCGTCGATGAAAATGGCAAGGAAGAATGGTCCTGGCAACTCATGGATCATTTTGACCAGCTCGGCCTTTCGGAAACCGCAAAAAATGCGTTTTTCCGTTTCCCCGGCGTAAAGCCCGGCATGAGCTATGCAAAGGAAACATATCTCAACAATTGTGCGTGGCTTGGTCCGAATCGTCACTACGACATGGGAGATGAACGTTTTCATCCTAATAATATCATTACGGACATCCGTTCACTGAATATATCGTTCATCATTGATCACAGATCCGGTGATATCGTATGGCGTCTGGGGCCTGACTACAGTTCTACCAAAGAACTCCGCGAGCTTGGAGCCATAATCGGCCAGCATGAAGTTCATATGATTCCCAAGGGCCTGCCTGGTGAAGGAAATATCCTTATTTTCGACAATGGAGGTCATGCCGGTTACGGCATTCCTACGCAGGCTTCTCCTACGGGACAATATAATCAGGGGCGTTGCTTCTCCCGTGTTCTTGAAATCGATCCCATTACATTGAAAATTGTCTGGAGCTATGGAGATTATCGCGGACAGCTAGCCTCCGAACTTTCTTTGTTCTTCAGCGCCATATGCTCGGGAATGCAGCGTCTTCCCAATGGAAATACGCAAATAGTCGAAGCCACCAGTGGACGCATTTTTGAAGTCACGCCCGAGGGAGAAATCGTATGGGAGTACGTGGATCCGGCAGGATTTGTTTTCCGGGCTCACAGGTATCCCTATGACTGGGTAGATCTTCCTCACCCCGAAGAAAAAGAAGTAATCCCGCCTTCCAATGTTCAGCTGAGACTTGAAGGGTGTACGCCTGCTGGCATTAATGAAGACATCTATACCAGAGTCAGCCTCTGGCGATAA
- the nhaC gene encoding Na+/H+ antiporter NhaC — protein sequence MMQEEMKPKLWQALLMVVIPVAIILYGTVVKHIMPPVVPLIMAVVIAACIALLSGVKWQTIEDGMFMALSRSQIAVHILILVGALIGIWIHCGTISMIVYYGLKLISAEYFLVTAFIICTIASVVTGTSFGCLGTVGVALFGIGTAFDYSPAMILGPIVGGAMLGDKMSPVSDSTNIAACTCETDLFSHIGSMMYTTLPAAIIACIIYTFMGNSIDGNVDVLSGEVGVILSTIESHCNLSWVTLIPPVVLFTLACRKVPVIPTLALSIFAGVIVALLDGASLDALIKTATSGYVSQTGVKEVDSLLSRGGMLSVLPTLLLFIASLSYGGILEASGVFSVIIEKILRHVSTLAGLVFSTLSVSFFVLLGTGNMMLASIMTGRAFANAYKERDIHQRVLSRSCEDSATVLSILIPWSVPAFFVMGILGVSAWDYTPYCYFNILCPVFSMSYAYTGFGVWRRNGTPYRKSIKRK from the coding sequence ATGATGCAAGAGGAAATGAAGCCAAAACTGTGGCAGGCGTTACTTATGGTTGTTATTCCTGTTGCCATTATTTTATATGGTACAGTTGTAAAACATATTATGCCTCCAGTAGTTCCGTTAATTATGGCTGTTGTAATTGCAGCATGTATTGCTTTATTATCAGGTGTAAAGTGGCAAACTATTGAAGATGGAATGTTTATGGCACTTAGCCGTTCACAGATAGCAGTTCATATTCTTATTCTTGTTGGCGCATTGATTGGAATATGGATTCATTGTGGAACTATAAGTATGATAGTTTATTATGGCCTAAAACTTATTTCTGCAGAATATTTTTTAGTTACAGCATTTATTATATGTACGATAGCTTCAGTGGTTACAGGGACAAGTTTTGGATGTCTTGGTACCGTGGGGGTTGCTCTCTTTGGTATCGGTACAGCTTTTGATTATTCTCCAGCAATGATCCTTGGACCTATTGTAGGTGGGGCTATGCTGGGTGATAAAATGAGTCCTGTGTCTGATTCTACTAATATTGCTGCGTGCACTTGTGAGACTGATCTTTTTTCTCATATAGGATCAATGATGTATACAACGCTTCCAGCGGCTATTATAGCGTGTATTATATATACATTTATGGGAAATTCTATTGATGGAAATGTTGACGTATTGTCAGGTGAAGTAGGCGTTATTCTATCTACTATTGAGTCTCATTGTAATTTGTCTTGGGTTACACTAATTCCTCCGGTTGTGCTTTTTACGTTGGCATGTCGTAAAGTTCCGGTAATTCCCACATTGGCATTAAGTATTTTTGCGGGGGTTATTGTCGCTCTGCTGGATGGTGCGAGCCTTGATGCACTGATTAAGACGGCAACGAGCGGATATGTTTCCCAGACGGGTGTAAAAGAGGTGGATAGCCTGCTTTCAAGAGGTGGAATGCTTAGCGTCCTGCCTACATTGCTGCTTTTTATTGCAAGCCTTTCGTATGGAGGCATTTTAGAGGCTAGTGGAGTATTCAGCGTGATTATTGAAAAAATACTCCGGCATGTTTCGACGCTTGCAGGTTTAGTTTTTTCCACACTGTCTGTTTCGTTTTTTGTCTTGCTTGGTACTGGCAATATGATGCTTGCTAGCATTATGACTGGTAGAGCTTTTGCAAATGCATATAAAGAAAGAGATATACATCAAAGAGTACTTTCTCGCTCTTGCGAGGATTCAGCAACTGTTTTAAGTATTCTTATACCATGGAGTGTGCCAGCATTTTTTGTAATGGGAATACTTGGTGTATCTGCTTGGGATTATACTCCATATTGTTATTTTAATATTCTTTGTCCTGTATTTTCAATGTCTTATGCTTATACTGGTTTTGGTGTATGGAGAAGGAATGGTACACCATATAGAAAATCTATAAAGAGAAAATAA
- a CDS encoding helix-turn-helix domain-containing protein has protein sequence MERNSNQKMVRAKEAATYLGIGESTFWRWVAQGKIPQGIKFGTRCTVWRLEVLDSFIEQHEKVAI, from the coding sequence ATGGAAAGAAACAGCAATCAGAAAATGGTCAGGGCGAAAGAGGCCGCAACATATCTGGGAATTGGCGAAAGCACATTCTGGCGATGGGTGGCTCAGGGAAAAATTCCACAGGGTATTAAATTTGGGACTAGGTGTACAGTGTGGCGACTTGAAGTTTTGGACTCATTTATTGAGCAACATGAAAAAGTCGCTATATAA
- a CDS encoding Rep family protein, whose amino-acid sequence MMKNNLIKARGFHIVTKQSYLSEDKIKNVLNRYKTITSWAYILHDKEIDEVGCGEDSDDGLKKFKDAHWHIAIYCKDNRIPLSSVASWFGIGDNFIDKSEGSIIYIIKYMLHEDEESVRLNKHRYDDSELKTNINFRNELNHISKKKKREYFFTGVLNGMHPDECREIDRYFYAENMDKLIRLYKDYLNHKPVPSTRYNIYIYGDSSSGKDCFAKALARAIYNNKSKDEYIYHTIGSPKTMFENYLQQEVIIWNDMRAESLLSRFNNDIGLIYNIFDVHPSAISVNVKYSSIKLTNRINIVHSVQPYDEFLDTLSGNEDRRQSYRRFPIIIHLKEDTYDVFINKFFMDRTESFTEYYRKIDIPGSFGKYRILYSSEEAHQKEQRAIKPVVDIYNDIRNKIEHIV is encoded by the coding sequence ATGATGAAAAATAATTTAATTAAGGCTAGGGGCTTTCATATTGTAACAAAGCAATCATATCTTTCTGAAGATAAGATTAAAAATGTTTTAAATCGATATAAAACGATTACTAGTTGGGCTTATATTTTACATGATAAGGAAATAGATGAAGTGGGTTGTGGAGAAGACAGTGATGATGGATTAAAAAAGTTTAAAGATGCTCATTGGCATATTGCTATTTATTGTAAAGATAACAGAATACCATTATCTTCAGTTGCATCATGGTTTGGAATAGGTGATAATTTTATAGATAAATCAGAAGGAAGTATAATATATATTATTAAATATATGCTTCATGAAGATGAGGAGTCTGTTAGGTTAAATAAGCATCGCTATGACGATAGTGAATTAAAAACAAATATTAACTTTAGAAATGAATTAAATCATATCTCTAAGAAGAAGAAAAGAGAATATTTTTTTACAGGTGTCTTAAACGGCATGCATCCAGATGAATGTAGAGAGATTGATAGGTATTTTTATGCTGAAAATATGGATAAGCTTATTAGGTTATATAAGGACTATTTGAATCATAAACCAGTGCCTTCGACTAGGTATAATATTTATATTTATGGAGATTCATCTTCTGGAAAAGATTGCTTTGCTAAAGCGTTAGCGCGTGCTATTTACAATAATAAATCAAAGGATGAGTATATATATCATACAATAGGTTCTCCAAAAACGATGTTTGAAAACTATTTACAGCAAGAAGTTATTATATGGAATGATATGCGTGCAGAGAGTTTATTATCACGTTTTAATAATGATATTGGACTGATATATAATATATTCGATGTTCATCCTTCAGCAATTTCAGTGAATGTTAAATATTCATCTATAAAACTCACAAATCGAATAAACATAGTGCACTCAGTTCAGCCCTATGATGAATTTCTTGATACACTTTCTGGAAATGAAGATAGACGTCAATCTTATAGAAGATTTCCTATAATAATTCATCTAAAAGAAGATACTTATGATGTTTTTATTAATAAATTTTTTATGGATAGAACTGAATCGTTTACAGAGTATTATCGTAAGATTGATATTCCAGGTTCATTCGGAAAGTATAGAATTTTGTATTCATCGGAAGAGGCACATCAGAAAGAACAGAGGGCAATTAAACCTGTAGTTGATATTTATAATGATATTAGAAATAAAATTGAGCATATAGTATGA